In Equus asinus isolate D_3611 breed Donkey chromosome 13, EquAss-T2T_v2, whole genome shotgun sequence, one DNA window encodes the following:
- the LOC106826525 gene encoding amine oxidase [copper-containing] 3-like yields MIQDPDGGPGAIAMTVFIILSLCSVLMVGVGEGGAGSEEGVERECKPGQPPLCPSIRPSAQPWTHPGQSQLFADLSREELTAVMSFLTQQLGPGLVDAAQARPSDNCVFSVELQLPPKAAALAHLDRGSPPPAREALAIVFFGGQPQPNVSELVVGPLPQPSYMRDVTVERHGGPLPYYRRPVLIREYLDINQMIFDRELPKAAGLLHHCCFYKHQERNLVTMNTAPRGLQSGDRATWFGLYYNISGAGFFLHPVGLELLVDHKALDPAHWTIRKVFFQGRYYESLAQLEDQFEAGLVNVVLVPDNGTGGSWSLKSQVPPGPAPPLQVHPEGPRFSVQGNRVVSSLWTFSFGLGAFSGPRIFDIRFQGERIAYELSLQEALAVYGGNSPSSLRSRYIDGGFGLGHFSSPLTHGVDCPYLATYMDWHFLLESQDPKTIHDAFCVFEQNQGLPLRRHHSDIHSHYFGGLAETVLVVRSVSTMLNYDYVWDMVFHPNGAIEVKFHATGYISSAFLFGAARRYGNQVGEHTLGTIHTHSAHFKVDLDAGGLENWVWAEDMAFDLTSVPWSPEHQIQRLRVTQKLLETEEQAAFPLGGTHPRYLYLASNHSNKWGHPRGYRIQMLSFAGEPLPRNSSMERAFSWGRYQLAVTQRKEGEPSSTSIYNLNDPWTPTVDFTDFINNETVAGRDLVAWVTAGFLHIPHAEDVPNTVTVGNGVGFFLRPYNFFDQDPSFDSADAVYFRGDQNAGACEVNPLACLPEAAACVPNLPAFSHGGFSRN; encoded by the exons ATGATTCAAGATCCTGACGGCGGCCCAGGAGCTATAGCTATGACTGTCTTCATTATTTTGTCCCTGTGTAGTGTTCTCATGGTAGGCGTGGGTGAAGGTGGAGCTGGGAGTGAGGAAGGAGTTGAGAGGGAATGTAAACCTGgccagcctcccctctgcccctccatACGTCCCAGTGCCCAGCCCTGGACACACCCTGGCCAGAGCCAGCTGTTTGCAGACCTGAGCCGAGAGGAGCTGACGGCTGTGATGAGCTTTCTGACCCAGCagctggggcctggcctggtggatGCTGCTCAGGCCCGCCCCTCAGACAACTGCGTCTTCTCAGTAGAGCTGCAGCTACCCCCCAAGGCTGCAGCCCTGGCCCACCTGGACAGGGGAAGTCCCCCGCCTGCCCGAGAGGCACTGGCCATCGTCTTCTTTGGCGGACAACCCCAGCCCAATGTGAGTGAGCTGGTGGTGGGACCACTGCCCCAGCCCTCCTACATGCGGGATGTGACTGTGGAGCGTCATGGGGGCCCCCTGCCCTATTACCGACGCCCCGTGCTGATCCGAGAGTACCTGGACATAAACCAGATGATCTTTGACAGAGAGCTGCCCAAGGCTGCTGGTCTCCTCCACCACTGTTGCTTCTACAAACACCAAGAACGGAACCTGGTGACGATGAACACAGCTCCTCGTGGTTTGCAATCAGGAGACCGGGCCACCTGGTTTGGCCTCTACTACAACATCTCAGGAGCTGGGTTTTTCCTGCACCCTGTAGGGTTGGAGCTGCTGGTAGACCACAAGGCTCTGGACCCTGCCCACTGGACCATCCGGAAGGTGTTCTTTCAAGGCCGCTACTATGAGAGTCTGGCCCAGCTGGAGGACCAGtttgaggctggcctggtgaaTGTGGTGCTGGTCCCAGACAATGGCACAGGTGGGTCCTGGTCCCTGAAGTCCCAGGTGCCCCCGGGTCCGGCTCCCCCTCTGCAAGTCCATCCCGAGGGTCCCCGCTTCAGTGTCCAGGGGAACCGAGTGGTCTCCTCATTGTGGACTTTCTCCTTTGGCCTGGGAGCTTTCAGTGGCCCAAGGATCTTTGACATCCGCTTCCAAGGGGAGAGAATAGCCTATGAACTTAGCCTCCAGGAGGCCTTGGCTGTCTATGGTGGCAATTCTCCTTCTTCTCTGCGAAGCCGGTACATAGATGGTGGCTTTGGCTTGGGGCACTTCTCTTCACCCCTGACCCATGGGGTGGACTGCCCCTACCTGGCCACCTACATGGATTGGCACTTCCTTTTGGAGTCCCAAGACCCCAAGACAATACATGACGCCTTTTGTGTGTTTGAACAGAATCAGGGCCTCCCCCTGAGGCGACACCACTCAGATATCCACTCCCACTATTTTGGGGGACTTGCAGAGACAGTGCTGGTTGTCAGATCTGTGTCTACCATGCTCAACTATGATTATGTGTGGGATATGGTTTTCCACCCCAATGGGGCCATAGAAGTCAAATTCCACGCCACGGGCTACATCAGCTCAGCATTCCTCTTTGGTGCTGCCCGAAGGTACGGGAACCAGGTTGGAGAGCACACGCTGGGCACCATCCACACCCACAGCGCCCATTTCAAGGTGGATCTGGATGCAGGAG GACTGGAGAACTGGGTCTGGGCTGAGGACATGGCCTTTGACCTAACCTCAGTACCCTGGAGCCCTGAGCACCAGATACAGAGACTGCGAGTGACCCAGAAGCTGCTGGAGACAGAGGAGCAGGCCGCCTTCCCCCTGGGAGGCACCCACCCTCGCTACCTGTACCTGGCCAGCAACCATAGCAACAAGTGGGGTCACCCAAGGGGCTATCGTATCCAGATGCTCAGCTTTGCTGGGGAGCCGCTGCCCCGGAACAGCTCCATGGAGAGAGCCTTCAGCTGGGGCAG GTACCAGCTGGCTGTGACCCAGCGGAAGGAGGGGGAgcccagcagcaccagcatctACAATTTGAATGACCCTTGGACACCCACTGTGGACTTCACTGACTTCATCAACAATGAGACCGTGGCAGGGCGG GACTTGGTGGCCTGGGTGACGGCTGGTTTCCTGCACATCCCACATGCAGAGGACGTTCCCAACACGGTGACCGTGGGGAACGGTGTGGGCTTCTTCCTTCGACCCTATAACTTCTTTGACCAGGACCCCTCGTTCGATTCTGCTGATGCCGTCTACTTCCGGGGGGACCAGAATGCTGGAGCCTGTGAGGTCAACCCCCTAGCTTGCCTCCCCGAGGCTGCTGCCTGTGTCCCCAACCTCCCTGCCTTCTCCCACGGGGGCTTCTCTCGCAACTAG